A genome region from Bombilactobacillus bombi includes the following:
- a CDS encoding histidine phosphatase family protein, whose translation MKRIISSTLMLVTILFASLFVNCNLTYAKSNSDSKEVVVYLVRHGETTANVMHRAQGWSDYTLTQNGIDGAKYLGRGLKGTTFKAAYSGDLTRQEKTAQGVLNNSGNKKINLQIDNNLRECNYGSYEGRPDAAQNIPEIAKYYGFKDSKEFLKKTGKNAINKMQDGYYELDKQNKLNTELPAKYRAEASKTVEKRMSQSLTRIVKKQQKSGGGNVLVVSSGMSISLFISTLNSKQYTGSPMKNDAVTKVVYKDGKFKVSGSVGSLKYFNNGKKELAK comes from the coding sequence TTGAAACGTATAATTAGCAGTACACTAATGTTGGTTACTATTTTATTTGCTTCATTATTCGTGAATTGTAATTTAACCTATGCTAAAAGTAACAGCGACTCCAAAGAAGTAGTAGTTTACCTTGTACGTCATGGAGAAACTACTGCAAATGTTATGCATCGAGCGCAAGGATGGAGTGACTATACTTTAACTCAAAATGGTATTGATGGGGCTAAGTACTTGGGACGTGGCCTAAAAGGTACAACTTTTAAGGCTGCCTATTCAGGTGATTTGACAAGACAAGAAAAAACAGCTCAAGGAGTACTAAATAACTCTGGAAATAAAAAAATTAATTTGCAGATTGATAACAATTTGAGAGAGTGTAATTATGGTAGTTATGAAGGAAGACCAGATGCCGCTCAAAACATTCCGGAAATTGCCAAATATTATGGTTTTAAAGATAGTAAGGAATTTTTGAAAAAAACAGGAAAAAATGCAATAAATAAAATGCAGGATGGATATTATGAATTAGATAAGCAAAATAAACTAAATACTGAATTACCAGCTAAATATCGAGCCGAAGCTTCTAAGACAGTAGAGAAAAGGATGTCACAGTCTCTTACTAGAATTGTTAAAAAGCAACAAAAATCAGGTGGAGGCAATGTTTTAGTTGTTAGTTCAGGAATGTCTATTAGCTTGTTTATTTCAACACTCAATTCTAAACAATATACTGGTTCTCCAATGAAAAATGACGCGGTAACTAAAGTTGTTTACAAAGATGGAAAATTTAAAGTATCTGGTTCAGTAGGATCACTAAAATACTTTAATAATGGTAAAAAAGAGTTAGCTAAATAA